In one Hymenobacter sp. DG25B genomic region, the following are encoded:
- a CDS encoding MotA/TolQ/ExbB proton channel family protein — protein sequence MTPFFLQITTTAADTAAAAANALPTTAADSDLSLLDLILKGGWIMLPLFILLFISVYIIIERYITIRRAAVNPDAFMNGIRNLMVKGDLQGAKMLCAQNPSPLARMIEKGIRRIGLPLKDIEASVENVGKIEIARLEKNISILGIIAGIAPMLGFVGTIIGVIKIFYAISATGDFGIAQISGGLYTKMVTSAAGLIVGIIAHVGYHWLSIMVERLVFRMENSAIEFMDILQDN from the coding sequence ATGACGCCATTCTTCCTGCAGATTACCACCACCGCTGCTGATACTGCTGCCGCTGCTGCCAACGCACTACCCACCACCGCTGCTGATTCTGACCTCTCGCTGCTAGATCTTATCCTGAAAGGGGGCTGGATCATGCTGCCGCTGTTTATCCTGCTTTTTATTTCGGTGTACATCATCATCGAGCGGTACATCACCATTCGTCGGGCTGCCGTTAATCCGGATGCCTTCATGAATGGCATCCGTAATCTGATGGTGAAAGGGGACCTGCAGGGCGCCAAAATGCTGTGCGCTCAGAACCCTTCGCCACTGGCCCGCATGATTGAAAAGGGTATCCGCCGCATTGGCCTGCCCCTGAAAGACATTGAAGCCAGCGTGGAAAACGTAGGCAAAATTGAAATTGCCCGCCTGGAGAAAAACATAAGTATCCTGGGCATTATTGCCGGTATCGCGCCCATGCTGGGTTTTGTGGGTACCATCATCGGGGTAATCAAGATTTTCTACGCCATCAGCGCCACCGGCGACTTCGGTATCGCCCAGATTTCGGGCGGTCTGTACACCAAAATGGTAACCTCCGCGGCGGGCCTTATTGTGGGTATTATTGCTCACGTAGGCTACCACTGGCTCAGCATTATGGTAGAGCGGCTGGTGTTCCGCATGGAGAACTCGGCCATCGAGTTCATGGACATTCTGCAGGATAATTAA
- a CDS encoding bifunctional folylpolyglutamate synthase/dihydrofolate synthase gives MDYQETLAYLYAQLPMFQRVGAAAITKSLANTEALAAALGNPERKFRAVHVAGTNGKGSSSNWLAAVLQAAGYKVGLYTSPHLREFTERIKINGQDLAPEYLVEWVARWQPLFEQIKPSFFEMTVTLAYEYFADEQVDIAIIEVGLGGRLDSTNIITPLVSLITNISFDHQALLGNTLPEIAAEKAGIIKPGVPVIISQTQPEVRAVFEQYAASVQAPIVFADEVYQVETPGETPADAEEQMVRVQKQGEPARELTVGLVGDYQRYNLPGVLATLDQLREQGFLITEAALQAGLRDVRRLTGFRGRWQILGRRPLVVCDTGHNEAGIRSIVAQLRRLHYHRLHIVLGTVADKDVAAMLALLPREATYYFCQAAIPRALPAAELSTLAAGVGLSGGIFGSVMQAVQAARAAAAPNDVVFIGGSTFVVAEIEDLFN, from the coding sequence ATGGATTATCAGGAAACGCTGGCCTATTTATACGCCCAGCTGCCCATGTTTCAGCGGGTAGGCGCCGCGGCCATCACCAAAAGTCTGGCTAATACCGAGGCGCTGGCTGCCGCCCTGGGTAACCCGGAACGGAAATTTCGCGCGGTGCACGTGGCCGGCACTAATGGCAAAGGCAGCTCCTCCAACTGGCTGGCCGCCGTGCTACAGGCCGCCGGTTACAAAGTAGGCCTGTACACTTCCCCGCATTTGCGGGAGTTTACGGAGCGTATCAAGATCAATGGCCAGGACCTCGCACCCGAATATCTGGTGGAATGGGTAGCGCGCTGGCAGCCGTTATTTGAGCAGATTAAGCCATCCTTTTTTGAAATGACGGTAACCCTGGCCTATGAGTATTTTGCCGATGAGCAGGTAGATATAGCCATTATTGAGGTAGGCCTGGGCGGCCGGCTTGATTCTACCAATATCATTACGCCGCTGGTGTCACTCATCACTAACATCAGCTTCGACCACCAGGCCCTGCTGGGGAACACGCTGCCGGAAATTGCGGCGGAAAAGGCCGGTATCATCAAGCCCGGCGTGCCGGTCATCATTAGCCAGACCCAGCCGGAAGTGCGGGCCGTGTTTGAGCAGTACGCCGCGTCGGTGCAGGCACCCATTGTTTTCGCGGATGAGGTTTACCAGGTAGAGACACCAGGCGAAACCCCGGCCGATGCGGAAGAACAAATGGTGCGGGTTCAGAAGCAAGGGGAGCCTGCCCGGGAGCTAACCGTGGGCCTGGTCGGCGACTATCAGCGCTACAATCTGCCCGGCGTGCTGGCCACCCTGGATCAGTTACGGGAGCAAGGCTTTCTGATTACGGAAGCGGCACTGCAGGCAGGGCTGCGCGACGTACGGCGCCTGACGGGATTCCGGGGCCGCTGGCAGATTCTGGGCCGCCGCCCGCTCGTGGTTTGTGATACGGGTCACAATGAAGCCGGTATTCGCTCCATAGTGGCGCAGCTGCGCCGTTTGCATTACCACCGGCTGCATATAGTGCTGGGCACGGTAGCGGATAAAGATGTAGCCGCCATGCTGGCTTTGCTGCCCCGGGAGGCTACGTATTATTTTTGCCAGGCGGCCATTCCGCGGGCTCTGCCGGCCGCCGAGTTGTCTACGCTGGCTGCGGGAGTGGGGCTTTCGGGCGGCATATTTGGGTCGGTAATGCAGGCGGTGCAGGCCGCCCGCGCCGCCGCCGCGCCCAATGATGTGGTCTTTATTGGGGGCAGTACCTTTGTGGTAGCGGAGATAGAAGACCTGTTTAATTGA
- a CDS encoding ExbD/TolR family protein has product MDLSRRRKLSSHVETSSMNDIMFFLMLFFLIVSTMVNPNVIKLMLPNARSGKAVMKQTINISVDAQGQYFLDRQPVTSATLEEALAQRIAGLDKSIEPTVVLRVDSSLNVQKLVDILEIGNRLKVKMVMATQAQQSAGK; this is encoded by the coding sequence ATGGATTTAAGCCGGCGCCGTAAGCTCTCCTCGCACGTCGAGACCAGCTCGATGAACGACATCATGTTCTTCCTGATGCTGTTCTTCCTGATTGTGAGCACCATGGTGAACCCCAATGTGATTAAGCTGATGCTGCCTAATGCCCGTTCCGGCAAGGCAGTCATGAAGCAGACCATCAACATTTCGGTGGATGCCCAGGGTCAGTATTTCCTGGACCGCCAGCCCGTTACTTCCGCCACCCTGGAAGAGGCCCTGGCCCAGCGCATTGCCGGCCTCGATAAGAGCATTGAGCCAACCGTAGTTTTGCGCGTGGACTCTTCCCTGAATGTGCAGAAGCTGGTCGATATCCTGGAAATTGGCAATCGACTAAAAGTAAAAATGGTGATGGCCACCCAGGCCCAGCAGAGCGCCGGCAAGTAA
- the trmB gene encoding tRNA (guanosine(46)-N7)-methyltransferase TrmB: MSRIKLVRFAENATRAEIVEPGKETYLQLAGKWNEAFFPARQPITLEMGCGKGEYTVGLAQRYPERNFLGLDIKGERIWRGSTRARAMGLTNVGFLRTQAQTLTEHFAPGELSEIWITFPDPRPRDRDIKRRLTAPRYLDLYQQVLRPGGLVHLKTDSEALYDFSLETVQARPGATILAQTKDLYATPELLPHAEDIQTHYEGRYRASGIPIKYLQFRLS, from the coding sequence GTGAGTAGAATCAAACTAGTACGCTTTGCTGAAAATGCCACCCGCGCCGAGATTGTAGAGCCGGGCAAGGAAACCTACCTGCAGCTGGCCGGCAAGTGGAACGAAGCCTTTTTCCCTGCCCGCCAACCCATTACCCTGGAAATGGGCTGCGGCAAGGGCGAGTACACCGTAGGGCTGGCCCAGCGCTATCCGGAGCGCAATTTTCTGGGCCTCGATATCAAAGGAGAAAGAATCTGGCGCGGCAGCACCCGGGCCCGCGCCATGGGCCTGACCAATGTGGGCTTCCTGCGCACCCAGGCCCAAACCCTGACGGAGCATTTCGCGCCCGGCGAGCTGAGCGAAATCTGGATTACGTTCCCGGACCCGCGCCCCCGCGACCGGGACATCAAGCGCCGGCTCACCGCCCCGCGCTATCTGGATCTGTATCAGCAGGTGCTGCGCCCCGGGGGGCTGGTGCACCTGAAAACCGACAGCGAGGCCTTGTATGATTTTTCACTGGAAACGGTGCAAGCCCGCCCCGGGGCTACCATTCTGGCCCAAACCAAGGACCTTTACGCCACGCCTGAGCTGCTACCACACGCCGAGGACATTCAGACGCACTACGAAGGCCGGTACCGCGCCAGCGGTATTCCCATCAAATACCTGCAGTTCCGCCTTAGCTAA